From a single Leishmania infantum JPCM5 genome chromosome 36 genomic region:
- a CDS encoding nudix hydrolase-like protein translates to MKHTYLRTGLEVVSGLKFTRLCSLSYTASDDGAQPGNKWEMVQRTTRSTPVSAFQRSPAPIPVDAVEICAVVRRSSERFIVVVAQYRPPVDSVCLEFPAGLVDDNENAGQAAIREMHEETGFVVDEAGIVSISPPLSTEPGLTDSCCVLVRLDVDGERAENQKPKQHLDDGEDIEVLMIPISQPKNALSALSDVVKRYAEKGQRAIVDAKLYTFMEALAWSV, encoded by the coding sequence aTGAAGCATACCTACCTCAGAACGGGGCTTGAAGTCGTCAGTGGGCTCAAATTCACACGACTTTGTTCTCTCTCATACACCGCCAGTGACGATGGTGCGCAGCCAGGAAATAAATGGGAAATGGTGCAGAGGACCACCCGATCCACACCTGTGAGCGCCTTTCAACGCTCGCCGGCACCGATCCCAGTGGACGCGGTCGAAATCTGTGCCGTGGTacggagaagcagcgagAGATTCATTGTTGTTGTTGCACAGTATCGTCCACCAGTGGATTCAGTTTGCCTGGAGTTTCCAGCCGGTTTGGTGGACGACAACGAAAACGCTGGTCAAGCTGCCATTCGTGAGATGCACGAGGAAACCGGCTTTGTTGTGGATGAAGCTGGCATCGTGTCTATTTCACCGCCACTCTCCACGGAGCCCGGCCTCACTGACTCATGTTGCGTTTTGGTGCGTCTCGACGTTGACGGGGAGCGCGCAGAAAATCAGAAACCAAAACAGCACCTGGATGATGGGGAAGACATTGAGGTTCTCATGATTCCTATTTCTCAGCCCAAGAACGCGTTAAGTGCACTTTCGGATGTGGTCAAACGATACGCGGAAAAGGGCCAGCGCGCGATTGTAGACGCAAAGCTATACACATTCATGGAAGCTCTGGCGTGGAGCGTATAA
- a CDS encoding putative calmodulin has product MADLLSLQQITELKEAFSAFDVDCDGSITVDDLEQVFSSIGHKVSKKKLQSILCEADLDSNGVIDFPEFLTLVAAKLNDPEEKELEMRRAFRMYDLGNTGFITVPNLRFVMGRLGCFLTPEQAFDMISEVDADGDGKLSFDDFRRVMTEGWGATP; this is encoded by the coding sequence ATGGCGGACCTTCTTTCCCTCCAACAAATTACGGAGCTTAAAGAAGCCTTTTCCGCATTTGATGTTGATTGCGATGGTAGCATTACTGTCGATGATTTGGAGCAAGTGTTCAGTTCAATTGGCCACAAAGTGTCCAAGAAAAAACTGCAGTCGATTTTGTGTGAAGCTGACCTAGACTCCAACGGGGTGATCGACTTCCCGGAGTTCCTCACGCTTGTGGCCGCTAAGCTGAATGACCCGGAGGAAAAAGAGCTTGAAATGCGTCGTGCGTTTCGCATGTACGACCTAGGAAACACCGGATTCATCACTGTGCCTAATCTGCGCTTTGTGATGGGGCGCCTTGGCTGCTTCCTGACACCAGAGCAGGCATTCGACATGATTAGTGAGGTGGATGCGGATGGTGACGGAAAACTCAGCTTTGACGATTTTCGCCGTGTGATGACTGAGGGATGGGGCGCGACGCCTTGA